A genomic stretch from Deltaproteobacteria bacterium includes:
- a CDS encoding argininosuccinate synthase, whose amino-acid sequence MKIEKVVLAYSGGLDTSVILKWIKYAYDCEVVTMTADLGQGEELDGLEEKALKTGAVKAFIEDLRDEFVRDFVFPAFRANALYEGRYLLGTSLARPLIAKRMVEIAREVGAQAVAHGATGKGNDQVRFELTTMALAPELKTIAPWREWDLHSRTELLAFARENGIPVPVTKEKPYSSDRNILHLSFEGGELEDPWLEPGSGTYFLAVDPTKAPDEAEEISLDFEAGNPVAVNGQKLGPAALLARLNELGGRHGIGRVDMVENRFVGMKSRGVYETPGGTILQTAHRDLEGLCLDRELLNLRDSLIPRYASMIYNGFWYAPEREALQAFMDKAQERVSGTVRLRLYKGGAWPLGRKSPYSLYNPELATFERDEVYNQADAAGFIRLQGLRLMAVGARDRADGGRK is encoded by the coding sequence ATGAAGATTGAAAAAGTGGTGTTGGCCTATTCAGGCGGACTGGACACGTCGGTGATCCTTAAATGGATCAAGTACGCCTACGACTGCGAGGTGGTGACCATGACCGCTGATCTGGGCCAAGGCGAGGAGCTGGACGGTCTGGAGGAGAAGGCCCTGAAGACCGGGGCCGTAAAGGCCTTCATCGAAGACTTGCGCGACGAGTTCGTGCGCGATTTCGTCTTCCCGGCCTTCCGGGCCAACGCCCTGTACGAGGGCCGGTATCTGCTGGGCACGTCCTTGGCCCGGCCGCTCATCGCCAAGCGGATGGTGGAAATCGCCCGCGAGGTCGGGGCCCAGGCCGTGGCTCACGGGGCCACGGGCAAAGGCAACGATCAAGTCCGCTTCGAGCTGACGACCATGGCCCTGGCTCCGGAACTCAAGACCATCGCCCCCTGGCGGGAATGGGATCTCCATTCGCGAACGGAACTTCTGGCCTTTGCCCGGGAAAACGGCATCCCGGTTCCGGTGACCAAGGAGAAGCCATACAGCTCGGACCGGAACATCCTCCACCTGAGCTTCGAGGGCGGGGAGCTGGAAGACCCGTGGCTGGAGCCCGGATCGGGGACCTATTTTCTGGCCGTGGATCCGACGAAGGCCCCGGACGAGGCCGAGGAGATCAGTCTCGACTTCGAGGCCGGCAATCCCGTGGCCGTGAATGGCCAGAAGCTCGGCCCGGCGGCCCTGCTGGCCCGTTTGAACGAGCTGGGTGGACGCCACGGCATCGGCCGGGTGGATATGGTCGAGAACCGATTCGTGGGCATGAAGTCCCGCGGGGTGTACGAGACTCCGGGCGGGACCATCCTGCAGACGGCCCACCGGGATCTGGAAGGCCTGTGCCTGGACCGGGAGCTTTTGAACCTCAGGGACAGCCTGATCCCCAGGTACGCGTCCATGATCTACAACGGGTTCTGGTACGCCCCGGAGCGTGAGGCTCTGCAGGCTTTCATGGACAAGGCCCAGGAGCGGGTCTCGGGCACGGTCCGGCTGCGCCTCTACAAGGGCGGGGCCTGGCCGTTGGGGCGTAAGTCCCCATATTCCCTGTACAATCCGGAGCTGGCCACCTTCGAGCGGGATGAGGTCTACAACCAGGCCGACGCGGCCGGGTTCATTCGGCTCCAGGGCCTGAGGCTCATGGCCGTCGGGGCCCGGGATCGGGCCGATGGGGGACGGAAGTGA
- a CDS encoding PKD domain-containing protein, which translates to MQRDSAVRKVLSMVVLLGVVFSFCHAWAVPVVTVNPPQGKVPLDVVCRCDELSPPSAIIGYDWDFGDGSAPILGGLYMVPHSYTTPGYYEVKCTVNYASHPPKMDSFFVTVFKDGASLIRQLTANPQAGPAPLSVAFRCDTFIPADIMTYSWDFGDNSTINLGSPLESHSYTANGLYVAKCTVTDNLGNVDEEQIIIRVGEEDASVDGDWHVFGAELKASGALEKMYSGFWTVNIYGNLVNSHLNFVCPVEPRKTVNGNVYLDIDKNLAGYFKTSAPGEVKIVSGTVCSDNQVAQLSGQFLTGTTMTHMEQVFWVRDGGVFTQGDLTGTWHYFLWQPGTPGTDAGFVQFDNIGLVVASGPRWFPPMGPLAMSPLGTLSGALGGETLVSAKMSRNKDVMVWLLDSCSLCILFKAGPVSFSQAELVLPWYISKVRVSGGKNIPEYGILEPDYPYSPPADARFKAVDGLTNGQWPTGLTSLLVNGIIAGYLVDPAGAQTDIMYGQMGFGRRMAGLWTKEPVSGDRGIIILMDPPQGWKPPDLTVSNSTDPGPGGGGGGGGCVMNSGSSHWETWLLLGIVWLVIRLAMVRRRA; encoded by the coding sequence ATGCAAAGAGATTCTGCGGTTAGAAAGGTTTTGTCGATGGTGGTTCTATTGGGGGTGGTGTTCTCTTTTTGCCATGCTTGGGCGGTGCCGGTGGTGACCGTCAATCCTCCACAGGGAAAAGTTCCTTTGGATGTTGTCTGTAGATGTGATGAATTAAGCCCGCCAAGTGCAATTATTGGTTATGATTGGGATTTTGGTGATGGAAGTGCGCCAATTTTGGGCGGACTATATATGGTTCCCCATTCATACACCACTCCAGGCTATTACGAGGTGAAATGTACGGTAAATTATGCATCTCATCCACCGAAGATGGATTCATTTTTTGTAACTGTTTTCAAAGATGGAGCAAGTCTGATTCGACAGCTTACGGCCAATCCTCAAGCTGGACCGGCCCCGTTGAGCGTGGCTTTTCGTTGTGATACCTTCATCCCTGCGGATATAATGACATATTCTTGGGATTTTGGCGATAATAGTACGATAAATCTCGGATCTCCCTTGGAAAGTCACAGTTATACTGCGAACGGGCTGTACGTGGCCAAGTGTACGGTGACAGATAATTTGGGAAACGTAGACGAAGAACAGATTATCATCAGAGTAGGAGAGGAAGACGCCTCGGTTGATGGCGATTGGCATGTGTTTGGTGCCGAACTCAAAGCGTCCGGCGCCCTTGAAAAGATGTATTCGGGTTTTTGGACTGTAAATATTTATGGAAATTTGGTGAACAGTCATTTGAATTTTGTTTGCCCGGTCGAGCCGAGAAAAACCGTCAACGGAAACGTCTATCTCGACATCGACAAGAATCTGGCCGGGTACTTCAAGACATCAGCCCCTGGTGAGGTCAAGATCGTATCCGGCACGGTCTGCTCGGACAATCAGGTGGCTCAGTTGTCCGGTCAATTTTTGACCGGCACGACCATGACTCACATGGAGCAGGTTTTTTGGGTCCGCGATGGTGGGGTGTTCACTCAAGGCGATTTGACCGGCACGTGGCATTATTTTCTATGGCAACCCGGCACGCCGGGCACGGATGCGGGGTTTGTGCAATTTGATAATATTGGATTGGTTGTCGCTAGCGGACCGAGATGGTTCCCCCCTATGGGGCCGTTGGCTATGTCTCCACTCGGCACTCTTTCCGGAGCCCTTGGAGGAGAGACATTGGTATCTGCCAAAATGAGTCGCAACAAGGACGTCATGGTCTGGCTCTTGGATTCATGTAGTTTGTGCATTTTGTTCAAGGCCGGTCCGGTGAGTTTTTCCCAGGCCGAGCTGGTTTTGCCATGGTATATTTCCAAAGTTCGAGTGTCCGGAGGAAAAAATATTCCAGAATACGGCATCCTCGAGCCGGACTATCCATACAGCCCTCCAGCGGATGCGCGTTTCAAGGCGGTCGATGGTTTGACCAATGGGCAGTGGCCAACCGGCCTGACCAGCCTGCTTGTGAATGGAATCATCGCCGGGTATCTCGTCGATCCGGCAGGCGCTCAAACGGATATCATGTATGGGCAGATGGGGTTCGGTCGGAGAATGGCCGGGCTGTGGACCAAGGAGCCCGTCAGTGGAGACCGTGGCATCATCATTCTCATGGACCCGCCCCAGGGCTGGAAGCCACCTGACCTGACCGTTTCGAACTCCACCGATCCCGGTCCGGGTGGTGGCGGGGGCGGCGGAGGCTGCGTCATGAATTCCGGGTCGAGTCATTGGGAGACATGGCTGCTACTGGGTATTGTCTGGCTGGTCATCCGGCTGGCCATGGTCCGAAGACGGGCCTGA
- the argH gene encoding argininosuccinate lyase, which yields MWGGRFSAGTEARVQAYTCSLDVDRRLYRQDIEGSKAHARMLARQGVLTADEAETLIRGLDEVAGEIEAGTFVWREDLEDVHMNVEARLTELVGPVGRKLHTGRSRNDQVALDFRLFVSDALSQWSLGLVGLVEVLVARADEHRGTIMPGYTHLQPAQPVSLAHHLLAYARMFMRDHGRVRDCDRRTRVSPLGAAALAGTTYPLDPESVAHDLGFDDVFANSMDAVSDRDFVLESIFCAATIMAHLSRLCEEIILWANPNFGFVRLPDGYATGSSIMPQKKNPDVAELMRGKTGRVYGDLTAMLTILKGLPMTYNRDLQEDKAPFMDAHDTVSASLVLMAGMVSELGFVPERMRSALCSGFLNATELADYLVGRGLPFRDAHHVTGRAVARAEELGCGLEDLSLAELQYFSESIGEDVFTFLDYDNAVARRETPGGTGPVSVGRQIEAVRAWVRRYNVKEDGK from the coding sequence ATGTGGGGAGGACGGTTCTCGGCTGGAACCGAGGCCCGAGTTCAGGCCTACACCTGTTCTCTGGATGTTGACCGGCGTCTGTACCGTCAGGACATCGAGGGCTCCAAGGCCCACGCCCGAATGCTGGCCCGGCAGGGGGTGCTGACGGCCGACGAGGCCGAAACCCTGATTCGGGGCCTGGACGAAGTTGCCGGGGAGATCGAGGCCGGGACATTCGTCTGGCGCGAGGATTTGGAAGACGTGCACATGAACGTCGAGGCTAGGCTGACGGAGCTGGTGGGTCCGGTGGGCCGCAAGCTCCACACGGGTCGCAGCCGCAACGATCAGGTGGCCCTGGATTTTCGCCTTTTCGTGTCCGATGCTCTCAGCCAATGGAGCCTGGGCCTGGTCGGTCTGGTGGAGGTTTTGGTAGCCAGGGCCGATGAGCACCGGGGGACAATTATGCCGGGCTACACCCATCTCCAGCCAGCCCAGCCCGTCAGCCTGGCTCATCATCTTCTGGCCTACGCCAGGATGTTCATGCGTGACCACGGCCGGGTCCGGGACTGTGACCGGCGAACCCGGGTCTCTCCTCTTGGTGCGGCGGCCCTGGCCGGGACGACCTATCCCCTGGACCCCGAATCTGTAGCCCATGACCTGGGATTTGACGATGTGTTCGCCAACAGCATGGACGCGGTTTCGGACCGGGATTTCGTTTTGGAATCCATCTTCTGCGCGGCCACGATCATGGCTCATCTAAGTCGGCTCTGCGAGGAGATCATTCTCTGGGCCAACCCGAATTTTGGGTTTGTCCGCCTGCCCGACGGGTACGCCACGGGCTCGTCCATCATGCCCCAGAAGAAGAATCCGGACGTGGCTGAGCTCATGCGGGGCAAGACCGGCCGGGTCTATGGCGACCTGACGGCCATGCTGACGATCCTCAAGGGTCTGCCCATGACCTACAACCGCGATCTCCAGGAGGACAAGGCCCCGTTCATGGACGCCCACGACACGGTTTCAGCATCCTTGGTCTTGATGGCCGGGATGGTTTCGGAACTGGGTTTCGTGCCGGAACGGATGCGATCGGCTCTTTGCTCGGGCTTTCTGAACGCCACGGAGCTGGCCGACTATCTCGTGGGCCGGGGGCTCCCCTTTCGGGATGCCCACCATGTCACGGGCCGGGCCGTGGCTAGGGCCGAGGAATTGGGCTGCGGCCTGGAAGATTTGAGCCTGGCTGAACTCCAGTATTTTTCCGAATCGATCGGAGAGGATGTGTTCACATTTTTGGACTATGACAATGCCGTGGCCAGGCGAGAAACCCCGGGAGGAACAGGCCCGGTGTCGGTCGGGCGTCAGATCGAAGCCGTACGGGCCTGGGTGCGGCGGTATAATGTAAAGGAGGACGGAAAATGA
- the argF gene encoding ornithine carbamoyltransferase, translating to MAATGYCLAGHPAGHGPKTGLIQVLRVDLRRLRPPFSFLEPALPRSLQIAWAGFSRTVSTDFSTGASVKSFLTILDLTAEEAMGLVRRAGEMKRKRERSDLLRGKMVALIFEKASTRTRVSFEVGIRHLGGDVIFLTPRDCQLGRSEPIRDTARVLARYVDGAVIRTFGQTVVEEFDRFAGFPVINALTDEFHPCQVMSDMLTMYERTPDLASLKVAWIGDGNNMAHSWINASTLFGFELRLATPKGYEPDAGILARARQSGAKVLLTDDPAEAVTGADYVNTDVWASMGQEEEQAEREADFAPFQVNGALMDKAGSGAKVLHCLPAHRGEEISEDVLEGSSSIVWDQAENRLHMQKAILEWAYTTI from the coding sequence ATGGCTGCTACTGGGTATTGTCTGGCTGGTCATCCGGCTGGCCATGGTCCGAAGACGGGCCTGATCCAGGTTCTTCGTGTCGATTTACGGCGGCTTCGGCCGCCGTTTTCGTTTTTGGAACCGGCCCTGCCCCGGTCTTTACAGATCGCGTGGGCCGGGTTTAGTAGGACCGTTTCCACTGATTTCAGCACGGGAGCGAGCGTGAAGAGTTTTTTGACCATTCTGGACCTGACCGCCGAGGAGGCCATGGGCCTGGTCAGGCGGGCCGGGGAGATGAAGCGAAAGCGGGAGCGGAGCGATCTCTTGCGGGGCAAGATGGTGGCCCTGATTTTCGAGAAGGCCTCCACCCGAACCAGGGTGTCTTTCGAGGTCGGCATTCGTCATCTGGGCGGGGACGTCATCTTCCTGACGCCCAGGGATTGCCAGCTGGGCCGGAGCGAGCCCATCAGGGACACGGCCCGGGTTCTGGCCCGGTACGTGGACGGGGCCGTGATCCGGACCTTCGGCCAGACCGTGGTCGAGGAGTTCGATCGCTTTGCCGGATTTCCGGTCATCAACGCCCTGACGGACGAGTTCCACCCCTGCCAGGTCATGAGCGACATGCTGACCATGTATGAGCGGACCCCTGATTTGGCCTCCCTGAAGGTGGCCTGGATCGGTGACGGCAACAACATGGCCCACTCGTGGATCAACGCCTCGACCCTGTTCGGGTTCGAGTTGCGTCTGGCCACGCCCAAGGGCTATGAGCCCGATGCCGGGATACTGGCCCGGGCCAGACAGTCTGGGGCCAAGGTCCTGTTGACCGACGATCCGGCCGAGGCCGTGACCGGTGCGGACTACGTGAACACCGACGTCTGGGCCTCCATGGGACAGGAGGAGGAGCAGGCCGAGCGTGAGGCCGACTTTGCCCCGTTCCAGGTCAATGGAGCCCTGATGGACAAGGCCGGTTCCGGGGCCAAGGTGCTCCATTGTCTGCCGGCCCACAGGGGCGAGGAGATCTCCGAGGACGTTCTGGAGGGTTCGTCCTCCATCGTTTGGGATCAGGCTGAGAACCGGCTGCACATGCAAAAAGCCATTCTTGAATGGGCCTATACGACAATTTAG
- a CDS encoding flavodoxin family protein, with amino-acid sequence MRVVAINGSPRKGGNTTLLVQTVCQELEAEGIATEIIQVGHKAIPGCLACRKCWETKDGTCIQKDGVLNEALERMREADGLIFGSPVYFADMAGPLKCFMDRAFMVARANGGWFRRKPGACVAAARRAGSVHTINSMNHYLGISEMLTVGSSYWNMGFGLDKGAVSEDQEGMQT; translated from the coding sequence ATGAGAGTCGTAGCGATCAATGGCAGTCCCAGAAAGGGCGGGAACACGACCCTGCTCGTTCAGACGGTCTGTCAGGAACTGGAGGCCGAAGGCATTGCCACCGAAATCATCCAGGTCGGGCACAAGGCCATTCCAGGCTGCCTAGCCTGCCGGAAATGCTGGGAGACCAAGGACGGCACCTGCATCCAGAAGGACGGCGTTCTGAACGAGGCATTGGAGCGGATGCGGGAGGCCGATGGCCTGATCTTCGGATCTCCAGTCTATTTCGCAGACATGGCCGGTCCTCTGAAATGCTTCATGGACCGGGCCTTCATGGTCGCCCGGGCCAATGGGGGCTGGTTTCGGCGCAAACCCGGGGCCTGCGTGGCTGCGGCCCGACGGGCCGGATCCGTGCACACCATCAACTCCATGAATCACTACCTAGGCATCAGCGAGATGCTGACTGTGGGTTCGTCCTATTGGAACATGGGCTTCGGCCTGGACAAGGGCGCGGTCTCAGAGGATCAGGAAGGCATGCAGACC